A window from Toxoplasma gondii ME49 chromosome IX, whole genome shotgun sequence encodes these proteins:
- a CDS encoding hypothetical protein (encoded by transcript TGME49_291660) yields MAAEFLTLLDHSRRQTAEYFQEVEHLEQKRQGLEKALAQATSEKQQLQQHTVTSEKGLLEIESEKQTASLRLLLQQTEVNSLKAKVEEIERIRSEVILSTNDSRCDICEAVDDNVKGDSSMPPCRGKHRSDCSALLQTIRSSDIRTVADAAREQATHIKKNIEQAEEALTSVRADIYAQKSDISITEATLQSLQREVQELRSQHTNLASSLKTSSSFSAAKGSDLDQLRQAEKILSAKRSALLQETARLRDDTYHGKGRKL; encoded by the exons ATGGCGGCCGAGTTTCTGACACTGCTGGATCACTCTCGAAGGCAGACTGCCGAATATTTCCAAGAAGTGGAACACCTAGAGCAAAAACGCCAGGGGCTGGAAAAGGCGCTTGCGCAGGCGACTTCAGAAAAACAGCAGCTTCAACAGCACACTGTGACAAGCGAAAAAGGATTGCTCGAGATTGAATCCGAAAAGCAAACTGCTTCGTTGCGTTTGCTCCTTCAGCAGACGGAGGTGAACAGTCTAAAAGCCAAGGTTGAAGAGATCGAACGTATTAGGTCGGAGGTGATTCTATCCACAAACGATAGCAGGTGTGATATCTGCGAGGCTGTCGATGATAATGTGAAAGGTGACTCCTCCATGCCTCCATGCAGGGGGAAGCATAGAAGTGACTGTTCCGCGCTGCTTCAAACAATTCGATCGTCCGACATCCGCACC GTTGCTGATGCCGCCAGGGAGCAGGCGACACACATTAAGAAGAATATTgaacaagcagaagaagctctGACGTCGGTTCGAGCCGATATTTACGCACAAAAGTCCGACATTTCTATCACAGAGGCAACCTTGCAA agtctgcagagagaggttCAGGAACTTCGATCACAACACACGAATCTAGCGTCCAGCCTCAAG ACGTCATCCTCATTCTCTGCCGCCAAAGGTTCTGACCTGGACCAACTTCGGCAAGCAGAGAAAATTCTGTCCGCCAAACGATCTGCTCTCTTGCAAGAG ACCGCAAGATTACGAGACGACACGTACCATGGGAAAGGCAGGAAGTTATGA
- a CDS encoding DEAD/DEAH box helicase domain-containing protein (encoded by transcript TGME49_291670~Signal peptide predicted by SignalP 2.0 HMM (probability 0.865) with cleavage site probability 0.781 at residue 22), with the protein MVLRRLFVSFAIATFVVDACLSVVPQSKALIVHRTAGRSRCFGGSCLLPVSPEWASRPPGEYTAFQTAWPRPCNWSSESRGFASRGAQALRSTCGLLLQKQPHSSYHSRKRPYHGPDGYTAAAALCRASHSSLPTNSHCGPTELLARHQLHATGTLEKRILATLLRSTARTEYARTDKANAADPAGLQLNASGSSHSASASEHGLGCVSSTEIRTTTADGHSGGRLVFPRLGVFPNFVEALGNFGVRQATDIQQLSIPAILEGRDTVIGAETGSGKTLGYVVGLVQNILLQKMIHEKKEDAAVLQKADLPIPRHHPYAVVIVPTRELALQVVAWARRLCRKTPVTAQLMLGTYTRWPFGTLAIPTSPDLVVCTPPVLAPFVKGGHAKDLTPFREIQMLALDEADMLLEGGYRQAMEGIFTAFRRADRQSAESGKRRTQYIFAAATIPDRGPKSVRKVISRLCPRATFFCTDSLHQHREQLQQEFVQVPAGASDDERVSLLLSRLKKLGGSDKVMIFCNTAQTARSLFEALEKALPTTRPKLFSSEIDQKDRSFNLGLFARGKSRVLVCTDAASRGLDIAGVTLVVQYDFALSAVAHLHRVGRVARGEQPGRALNFYYDTQKALVDVIQRAARDPVSPSVADAFSRKRSFRKKLEDKSGSRQQMRDRRPDERQNDGEDELPKN; encoded by the coding sequence ATGGTACTGCGAcggctcttcgtttctttcgcgaTAGCCACATTCGTTGTAGATGCCTGCCTGAGCGTCGTTCCACAGAGTAAAGCCCTGATTGTCCATAGGACCGCTGGCCGAAGTCGCTGTTTCGGGGgctcgtgtcttcttccagttAGTCCGGAATGGGCGTCCAGGCCTCCGGGCGAGTACACGGCATTCCAAACAGCGTGGCCTCGGCCATGCAACTGGAGCAGCGAATCCCGCGGGTTTGCGTCTAGAGGTGCTCAGGCACTGCGGAGCACGTGTGGTTTGTTGCTTCAGAAACAGCCACACTCTTCGTACCACTCTCGGAAACGACCTTATCACGGCCCAGATGGTTATACGGCAGCGGCGGCTCTGTGCCGCGCAAGCCATTCGTCACTCCCAACCAACTCGCACTGCGGACCGACCGAGTTGCTCGCTCGGCatcaactgcatgcgacaggGACACTGGAGAAACGAATTTTGGCAACTCTGCTGAGGTCAACTGCCAGGACTGAATATGCACGAACAGACAAGGCAAACGCCGCAGACCCAGCTGGCCTGCAGCTGAACGCCTCGGGGTCTAGCCATAGCGCCAGCGCCTCTGAGCACGGATTAGGCTGTGTAAGCTCGACAGAAATCCGAACGACCACCGCTGACGGGCATTCGGGGGGTAGATTGGTTTTCCCGAGACTCGGCGTCTTCCCAAATTTCGTGGAAGCGTTGGGAAACTTCGGTGTTAGGCAGGCCACTGATATCCAACAGCTTTCTATACCAGCCATCTTAGAAGGCCGCGACACGGTTATTGGAGCAGAAACTGGTAGTGGGAAGACCCTTGGCTATGTTGTCGGTTTGGTCCAAAACATTCTGCTGCAGAAAATGAttcacgagaaaaaagaagatgCAGCGGTGCTACAAAAAGCCGACCTCCCCATTCCGAGACATCACCCTTACGCGGTCGTCATCGTCCCGACCAGGGAGCTGGCTCTGCAGGTGGTCGCATGGGCTCGTCGACTATGCCGGAAGACCCCCGTAACTGCGCAGTTGATGCTGGGGACGTATACAAGGTGGCCTTTCGGCACTCTCGCAATCCCGACCTCTCCCGATCTTGTGGTGTGCACACCGCCGGTTCTAGCACCTTTTGTGAAGGGCGGCCACGCCAAAGATTTGACGCCGTTTCGAGAAATTCAGATGCTAGCGTTGGATGAAGCGGATATGCTTCTCGAAGGTGGATACCGGCAAGCCATGGAGGGCATCTTCACGGCTTTTCGCAGGGCAGATCGGCAGTCGGCCGAAAGCGGAAAGCGACGAACACAGTACATCTTTGCTGCTGCAACGATCCCCGATAGGGGACCAAAGTCTGTGAGGAAAGTCATTAGCCGTCTGTGTCCGAGAGCCACTTTTTTCTGCACGGATAGCCTTCACCAACACAGGGAGCAACTGCAGCAGGAATTCGTTCAAGTCCCTGCAGGAGCATCCGATGACGAGCGAGTCAGTCTTCTTTTAAGCAGGCTAAAGAAGCTGGGCGGGAGCGACAAAGTCATGATTTTCTGCAATACGGCTCAAACTGCACGGAGCCTTTTCGAGGCTCTGGAGAAGGCGCTGCCAACGACGAGACCAAAATTGTTTTCTTCAGAAATTGATCAGAAAGATCGATCGTTCAATCTTGGCCTCTTTGCGAGGGGAAAGAGCAGGGTACTAGTCTGTACCGATGCAGCCTCTCGAGGTCTTGACATAGCTGGTGTGACACTAGTAGTGCAGTATGACTTCGCGCTAAGTGCGGTGGCACATCTACACCGTGTCGGACGAGTCGCCCGTGGCGAACAACCAGGGAGAGCGTTGAACTTTTACTATGACACTCAGAAAGCGCTAGTTGACGTCATTCAAAGGGCGGCGCGGGACCCCGTTTCCCCCTCTGTGGCCGATGCTTTCAGCCGCAAGCGCTCGTTCAGGAAAAAGCTGGAAGACAAAAGCGGCTCTCGTCAGCAGATGCGGGACAGGAGGCCAGACGAGCGCCAGAACGATGGCGAAGACGAACTGCCTAAAAATTAA